One Malus domestica chromosome 11, GDT2T_hap1 genomic region harbors:
- the LOC103430208 gene encoding dephospho-CoA kinase-like isoform X1 produces the protein MIPLHQMRFVLAKSNNIFIVVKVFFVLLSSPLPHDSEIPTFSTANLHVLQSTTTNCIAVEHQIQTHKSKVALTKFDTRGRKSRRSEEVERMRIVGLTGGIASGKSTVSNLFKEHGIPVVDADLVARDVLKKGTGGWKKVVSAFGEDILQLDGEVDRPKLGQIVFSNPEMRQLLNRLLAPYISSGIFWEILKLWMKGCKVIVLDVPLLFEAKMDKWTKPIIVVWVDPETQLRRLMSRDRTSEDDAGNRINAQMSLDLKRTKADIVVDNTGSLDDLREQFRNVLLEVTKPLTWTEFALSRQGASSVLASIIVGVLIFKKVVYKS, from the exons ATGATACCACTACACCAGATGCGCTTCGTACTAGCGAAATCAAACAACATATTTATAGTCGTTAAAGTCTTCTTTgtcctcctctcctctcctctccctcACGACTCCGAAATCCCCACTTTTTCCACCGCAAATCTTCATGTTCTTCAATCGACTACGACCAACTGTATCGCTGTTGAGCATCAGATTCAGACCCACAAGTCCAAAGTTGCCCTAACCAAATTTGACACCCGCGGAAG AAAGAGCAGAAGATCAGAGGAAGTAGAAAGAATGAGGATCGTGGGGCTGACAGGTGGAATTGCTTCCGGGAAGAGTACCGTCTCCAATCTCTTCAAGGAACACGGCATTCCAGTCGTTGATGCGGATCTTGTTGCTCGA GATGTGTTGAAGAAGGGCACTGGTGGCTGGAAAAAGGTTGTTTCGGCATTTGGAGAGGACATTTTGCAACTTGATGGAGAAGTTGATAGGCCTAAACTGGGACAAATTGTGTTCTCTAATCCTGAAATGCGCCAACTTCTAAACCG ACTGCTAGCTCCATATATATCGTCTGGAATCTTTTGGGAAATTTTGAAGCTATGGATGAAGGGGTGTAAGgttattgttcttgatgttcctCTATTGTTCGAGGCCAAGATGGACAAGTGGACGAAGCCTATTATTGTTGTATGGGTTGATCCTGAAACGCAGCTCCGGAGACTCATGTCGAGGGACAGAACAAGTGAGGATGATGCTGGAAACAGGATAAATGCTCAGATGTCACTCGATTTGAAAAGGACCAAGGCAGACATAGTGGTTGATAACACTGGATCGCTAGACGATTTAAGAGAACAGTTTCGCAATGTCTTACTTGAAGTCACAAAGCCCTTGACATGGACCGAATTTGCGCTTTCTAGACAAGGTGCCTCGTCCGTTCTTGCCTCCATCATCGTAGGTGTTCTTATATTCAAGAAAGTCGTGTATAAGTCTTAG
- the LOC103430208 gene encoding dephospho-CoA kinase-like isoform X2, translating to MRIVGLTGGIASGKSTVSNLFKEHGIPVVDADLVARDVLKKGTGGWKKVVSAFGEDILQLDGEVDRPKLGQIVFSNPEMRQLLNRLLAPYISSGIFWEILKLWMKGCKVIVLDVPLLFEAKMDKWTKPIIVVWVDPETQLRRLMSRDRTSEDDAGNRINAQMSLDLKRTKADIVVDNTGSLDDLREQFRNVLLEVTKPLTWTEFALSRQGASSVLASIIVGVLIFKKVVYKS from the exons ATGAGGATCGTGGGGCTGACAGGTGGAATTGCTTCCGGGAAGAGTACCGTCTCCAATCTCTTCAAGGAACACGGCATTCCAGTCGTTGATGCGGATCTTGTTGCTCGA GATGTGTTGAAGAAGGGCACTGGTGGCTGGAAAAAGGTTGTTTCGGCATTTGGAGAGGACATTTTGCAACTTGATGGAGAAGTTGATAGGCCTAAACTGGGACAAATTGTGTTCTCTAATCCTGAAATGCGCCAACTTCTAAACCG ACTGCTAGCTCCATATATATCGTCTGGAATCTTTTGGGAAATTTTGAAGCTATGGATGAAGGGGTGTAAGgttattgttcttgatgttcctCTATTGTTCGAGGCCAAGATGGACAAGTGGACGAAGCCTATTATTGTTGTATGGGTTGATCCTGAAACGCAGCTCCGGAGACTCATGTCGAGGGACAGAACAAGTGAGGATGATGCTGGAAACAGGATAAATGCTCAGATGTCACTCGATTTGAAAAGGACCAAGGCAGACATAGTGGTTGATAACACTGGATCGCTAGACGATTTAAGAGAACAGTTTCGCAATGTCTTACTTGAAGTCACAAAGCCCTTGACATGGACCGAATTTGCGCTTTCTAGACAAGGTGCCTCGTCCGTTCTTGCCTCCATCATCGTAGGTGTTCTTATATTCAAGAAAGTCGTGTATAAGTCTTAG
- the LOC114819690 gene encoding heavy metal-associated isoprenylated plant protein 36-like, translating into MATKPAEEAPGTLKYQTWVLKVSIHCEGCKRKVKKVLQNIDGVYTTDIDSQQHKVTVTGNVEAETLLKKLQKSGKHAELWPEVKKSKKSGKSKNSSKNSEKQPADHNHEQDGEPDKTNGGDDADGSGESDAEGDEGNEGGGESGASPAVGGGGGNTASTGAKKKKKKKKKKGQNSNSTNGGGATANPGEHNIGDAPPPAGSIGPYMAGGPDMTQPMASMNLGPPVQHAYPGPYPTSMYYPPPTYGLSYNTAYPTSTSTSYYAPDPMHTATYSHPGMFSFALPSDSINDDDEDTFVDDEDEIGCYIM; encoded by the exons atgGCAACAAAACCGGCTGAAGAAGCTCCTGGAACCTTAAAATACCAG ACATGGGTCTTGAAGGTCTCAATCCACTGTGAAGGATGCAAGAGGAAAGTCAAGAAAGTTCTTCAGAACATCGATG GGGTTTACACGACGGATATTGATTCGCAGCAGCACAAAGTGACTGTGACCGGCAACGTGGAGGCGGAGACTCTACTGAAGAAGCTGCAGAAGTCAGGGAAGCACGCCGAGCTTTGGCCGGAAGTTAAGAAATCGAAAAAGTCCGGGAAATCAAAGAATAGTAGTAAGAACAGTGAGAAGCAGCCCGCGGATCATAACCATGAACAAGATGGTGAACCGGATAAAACCAACGGCGGTGATGATGCTGACGGCAGCGGTGAATCCGACGCAGAGGGTGACGAAGGTAATGAAGGTGGTGGAGAAAGCGGTGCTAGTCCTGCTGTTGGCGGTGGCGGCGGAAACACAGCAAGTACCGGggccaaaaagaagaagaaaaagaagaagaagaaagggcaaaatagtaattccACAAATGGCGGCGGTGCCACTGCCAACCCCGGCGAGCACAATATTGGAGATGCTCCGCCTCCTGCGGGCAGTATTGGGCCGTATATGGCTGGTGGGCCAGACATGACCCAACCTATGGCCTCCATGAATCTTGGCCCACCAGTTCAGCATGCGTACCCCGGCCCGTACCCAACATCAATGTACTATCCGCCCCCAACGTACGGGCTAAGTTACAATACGGCGTACCCTACCAGTACAAGTACCTCATACTATGCTCCTGATCCCATGCATACTGCCACTTATTCTCATCCGGGCATGTTCTCGTTTGCTCTGCCGTCCGATTCTATCAATGACGATGATGAAGACACGTTCGTTGACGATGAAGATGAAATTGGGTGCTACATTATGTGA